In Effusibacillus pohliae DSM 22757, the sequence CCGCAAGCAAATCATGGAGGAGGCCAACATCTCATGAATCGTGAGCAACGGATCCGGGAATGGGTTTCCCGCATTGAAGAGTACCGAACCAGCGGACTGACGATGGCCGCATGGTGCGAGGCGCAAGGCATTTCCATCCATCAATTGAAGTACTGGCTGAAACGCATGAAACGGCTATCCGATTCGAACCAGACAAATACTTCCACCACGGCTTGGACGCCGGTGACCGTGACATCATCCCTTGAAAACCGCAAACCGGAA encodes:
- the tnpA gene encoding IS66 family insertion sequence element accessory protein TnpA — protein: MNREQRIREWVSRIEEYRTSGLTMAAWCEAQGISIHQLKYWLKRMKRLSDSNQTNTSTTAWTPVTVTSSLENRKPEPGVVIRIGQVSIEVANGFDPHLLRQVVQTLMPLC